One window of Bos indicus isolate NIAB-ARS_2022 breed Sahiwal x Tharparkar chromosome 20, NIAB-ARS_B.indTharparkar_mat_pri_1.0, whole genome shotgun sequence genomic DNA carries:
- the HTR1A gene encoding 5-hydroxytryptamine receptor 1A, translated as MDVLSPGQGNNTTSSQGPFGTRGNATGISDVTFSYQVITSLVLGTLIFCAVLGNACVVAAIALERSLQNVANYLIGSLAITDLMVSVLVLPMAALYQVLNKWTLGQVTCDLFIALDVLCCTSSILHLCAIALDRYWAITDPIDYVNKRTPRRAAALISLTWLIGFLISIPPMLGWRTPEDRSDPDACTISKDHGYTIYSTFGAFYIPLLLMLVLYGRIFRAARFRIRKTVKKVDKKAANHRLAASPAPQPRKSVSGESDSRDWRQGTENKVTGAPCANGAVRQGEEGAALEVIEVHRVGNSKEHLPLPSEGGAVPYVPASFEKKNERNAEAKRKMALARERKTVKTLGIIMGTFILCWLPFFIVALVLPFCESSCHMPTLLGAIINWLGYSNSLLNPVIYAYFNKDFQNAFKKIIKCKFCRR; from the coding sequence ATGGATGTGCTCAGCCCCGGACAGGGCAATAACACCACGTCGTCCCAGGGTCCCTTCGGGACACGCGGCAACGCTACTGGCATCTCCGACGTGACCTTCAGCTATCAAGTAATCACCTCTCTAGTGCTGGGCACGCTCATCTTCTGCGCGGTGCTGGGCAATGCGTGTGTAGTGGCGGCCATCGCCCTGGAGCGCTCCCTGCAGAACGTGGCGAACTATCTCATAGGCTCGCTGGCCATCACCGACCTCATGGTGTCGGTGCTGGTTCTGCCCATGGCCGCGTTGTACCAGGTGCTCAACAAGTGGACTCTGGGACAGGTCACCTGTGACCTGTTCATCGCCCTCGACGTACTGTGCTGCACCTCGTCCATTCTGCACCTGTGCGCTATCGCTCTGGATAGATACTGGGCCATCACCGACCCCATCGACTACGTGAACAAGAGGACGCCCCGGCGCGCCGCTGCGCTTATCTCGCTCACCTGGCTCATTGGCTTCCTCATCTCCATCCCGCCCATGCTGGGCTGGCGCACCCCGGAAGACCGCTCGGACCCGGACGCGTGCACTATCAGCAAGGACCACGGCTACACTATTTACTCCACCTTCGGCGCTTTCTACATCCCTCTGCTGCTCATGCTGGTTCTCTACGGGCGCATCTTTCGAGCCGCGCGATTCCGCATTCGCAAGACAGTTAAGAAGGTGGACAAGAAGGCAGCCAACCACCGTCTTGCGGCATCGCCGGCCCCGCAGCCCAGAAAGAGCGTGAGTGGTGAGTCGGATAGCAGAGACTGGAGGCAGGGCACGGAGAACAAGGTAACAGGGGCTCCGTGCGCCAATGGAGCCGTGAGGCAGGGCGAAGAAGGCGCCGCCCTGGAGGTGATCGAAGTGCACCGGGTGGGCAACTCCAAAGAGCACCTTCCGCTACCCAGCGAAGGCGGTGCTGTCCCCTACGTCCCCGCCTCCTTCGAGAAGAAAAATGAGCGCAACGCCGAGGCCAAGCGCAAGATGGCCCTGGCCCGCGAGAGGAAGACGGTGAAGACTCTGGGCATCATCATGGGCACCTTCATCCTCTGCTGGTTGCCCTTCTTCATCGTGGCCCTAGTCCTGCCCTTCTGCGAAAGCAGCTGCCACATGCCTACCCTGTTGGGGGCCATAATCAACTGGCTGGGCTACTCCAACTCTCTGCTTAACCCTGTCATTTACGCCTACTTCAACAAGGACTTCCAAAACGCGTTTAAGAAGATCATCAAGTGCAAGTTCTGCCGCCGATGA